From Chiroxiphia lanceolata isolate bChiLan1 chromosome 11, bChiLan1.pri, whole genome shotgun sequence, the proteins below share one genomic window:
- the CAMKV gene encoding caM kinase-like vesicle-associated protein gives MPFGCVTLGDKKDYNQPSEVTDRYDLGQVIKTEEFCEIFRAKEKTTGKLYTCKKFLKRDGRKVRKAAKNEIIILKMVKHPNILQLVDVYITRKEYFIFLELATGREVFDWILDQGYYSEKDTSNVIRQVLEAVAYLHSLKIVHRNLKLENLVYYNRLKNSKIVISDFHLAKLENGLIKEPCGTPEYLAPEVVGRQRYGRPVDCWAIGVIMYILLSGNPPFYEEADEDDYENHDKNLFRKILAGDYEFDPPYWDDISQAAKELVTRLMEVEQDQRITAEEAISHEWISGNAASDKNIKDGVCAQIEKNFARAKWKKAVRVTTLMKRLRAPEQTETAAAPAAASAAAPAAAPAATPAPAAAAAATDSAASTTDPAAATDPAAATESTTPAPATATAPAPAPTTEPAAPAAATEPAAPAAPGTPPAAAQPPASGTPPPTTSNGAGAAAEPPSEQSG, from the exons ATGCCGTTTGGCTGCGTGACGCTGGGAGACAAGAAAGATTATAACCAGCCGTCCGAGGTGACTGACAGATATGACCTGGGCCAGGTCATCAAAAC GGAAGAGTTCTGTGAAATCTTCCGGGCCAAGGAGAAGACGACGGGGAAGCTCTACACCTGCAAGAAGTTTCTGAAGCGGGACGGGCGGAAAGTGCGGAAGGCAGCCAAAAACGAGATCATCATCCTCAAAAT GGTAAAGCACCCCAACATCCTACAACTAGTGGATGTCTACATCACCCGCAAGGAATATTTCATCTTCCTGGAGCT GGCCACTGGCCGGGAGGTCTTTGACTGGATCCTGGATCAGGGCTACTACTCCGAGAAGGACACCAGCAATGTCATCCGGCAGGTGCTGGAGGCTGTTGCCTACCTGCACTCGCTCAAGATCGTCCACAGGAACCTCAAG ctggagaacCTGGTGTACTATAACCGCCTGAAGAACTCCAAGATCGTCATCAGCGACTTCCATCTGGCCAAGCTGGAGAACGGGCTCATCAAGGAACCCTGCGGCACCCCTGAGTACCTGG CTCCGGAGGTGGTGGGGCGGCAGCGGTACGGGCGGCCGGTGGACTGCTGGGCCATCGGTGTCATCATGTATATCCT CCTCTCTGGGAACCCCCCTTTCTACGAGGAGGCAGACGAGGATGACTACGAGAACCACGACAAGAACCTCTTCCGCAAAATCCTGGCTGGGGACTACGAGTTCGACCCGCCGTACTGGGATGACATCTCACAGGCAG ccAAGGAGCTGGTGACGCGCCTGATGGAGGTGGAGCAGGACCAGCGGATCACAGCAGAGGAGGCCATCTCCCACGAGTG gaTCTCTGGGAATGCCGCCTCTGACAAGAACATCAAGGATGGAGTCTGTGCTCAGATCGAGAAGAACTTCGCCCGGGCCAAGTGGAAG AAAGCCGTGCGAGTGACCACGCTCATGAAACGCCTGCGGGCGCCCGAGCAGACGGAGACGGCCGCGGCACCGGCAGCGGCCTCGGCAGCAGCCCCGGCAGCAGCCCCGGCCGCCaccccggcccccgccgccgccgccgccgccacggACTCTGCCGCCTCCACCACGGACCCTGCCGCCGCCACGGACCCTGCCGCTGCCACGGAGTCCACGACCCCGGCCCCCGCCACTGCcacggccccggccccggcccccaCCACGGagcccgcagcccccgccgccgccacggAGCCCGcggcccccgcagcccccggcaCGCCACCCGCCGCCGCGCAGCCCCCGGCCTCCGGCACGCCGCCCCCCACCACGAGTAAcggggccggggcggccgcCGAACCCCCCAGCGAGCAGAGCGGCTGA